The sequence ttagtttttagttagAGTTAGTCATTTACTTGcactttttcttcttcttttttttttaaaaattccaatatagtttatttttggttattttagtacattaaattaaactaaatatttatagtattttatttcagttaaagtttattttatgtAAAGTAACAAAGCTTTTATGGTTTAGTTCACtataattgcaagttataaagtttgAATTGCAAGATCTAAACTCgcatttgtgagaaaaaaagtgagaACTGTGAGgtaaaaactcgcaattacattttccattttttattcCATAGTTTGTCAGTAGTTATACATTAGTAATGGTGATTATTTGAATGCATATAATTTTGTGATTTCGCTGTAAAGGACAGTGTTTGGATGAAAGGTAAGTGGAGGGCACAcaatagagtgctgcagggatgacATGTATTTATGCCAAAACCTGGAAATGAGTTTGCATTTTTGCACTTCCGGTTCTATCGTCCTGAAATCAAGCGGAAATCcctcttgtgtttttttttaaagcttttacttTTCTTGTAAAAGGCGattgctaacaagtggctaaatgggacttCAGAGGTTGTCGGGGACATTAAATGTCATCAACCGAACAGCTAAACTCATCTACTCACTAGTCCACTTTCACAGCCTCGTCATGTTTATAATCATGCTCTTGCAAAATTATAACTCGAACTTtaagggaaaatgtttttaaacaaatactGGGTCTTTTACTCATTAAAAGGGGTAATactgaatttaattaattttacattcagACTGAAGTGACCTCAGATTACAGGGGCTGAGAGAAAAACAGGCTAGAAATGCCTATGTCTGCAAACTCACGGGGTTGGTCAATAGGCATAACCACTGGTCTGTGCTGCAGCTCTAGTGCCTCCTGTTGGTAGAGGGATGATATTGCAGCAGGGGATCCCAGCATCATCCAAAGAACAGGCCGCACCACAGAGGAGTCATTGAGAGTCAGGTTATAACCCAGATTCCACTCCTGGTTGTTCCAAAGCCGTCTATGAAGCATAACCTGATACACAGACATAGAATGCACAGAATACAAATGGTACGTTTAGATTGTAAATGGCTGGGAAAGGCCTAAGAGACTGACACAACAGTGCCAAGTAAGTGTGAATGGCAAATGCGAGCCCTCACTTCTAGTTGACCCTGACTCAGACTGGCCACTCCATGAGCTCTTTCACTGAGGAACACAAGTCTGCTGGAATCATCTTCTATGTAGGCCGCTCGTACCATTGGATAGTAATTCTGTGAACGTAAACACACAACAgatgaatgtgtaaaaaaagATGCACTTACATCTATTCACATCTGACAAGCTGGTATAATTTAAAATCTTAATTGTCAAGCATCCTTACACGAGAGACTGTGTTGTTGACAAAGCTCTTGAATGTCCTTTTCATCATCTGATAGCCATTGTTGTCAGTAAACAGTGTTTTGTTATTCTGCAAACTTGTGCGGGTTCTGAACACAGTCTCTCGGTTCACCTCTAGGGGGCCCACTTTATAGCTCTGCTCCAGTCTGAAGCACGCCAGCCCACCCTGAAACCCTACCGGCACTCTGGTGACCACGGAGTAAGTGTGGTTCTTGTCTTCCTCCTCCCTGCAAAGAGAACAGTCACACTTTACCTCTGAGAACTACTACTAGATTTAAACGTTTCTGgagaaaatgtgagtggtgtttaaaggggtcatgacatcaaatttgccttgatcttttgacatacactaccagtcaaaagtttggaaacggtaagttttttaatgtttttaaaagaggttttgtctgatttctgaaggatcatgtgacatgtgatgctgaaaattcagctttgtcatcacaggaataaattacattttaaaatattttcaaatagaaaacagttattttaaattgtaataatatttcacaatatcactgtttttactgtatttttaattaaataaatgcagccttggtgagcagatgaaacttcttttaaaaacattaaaaaaacttaCCGTTTccacttttgactggtagtgtataagaggtctttgtaccattaaaacattcTGCAAGTTTCAGAGCTTAAAACgtcctcctcattataaactatttatttaatgaagatccaaaaacattttgattttgTGGGATCTGTGATGTCACACgggcaaatacatttacatatgacTGCCTCCAAAGTAAGACATCAATGAATCATCACACCGTAGGCCCCGCCCACTAGCATTCATTCACTTAACGGCTGACACTTGTTTACACCAGATGCAAGCATTACATCACAtcaaaaagcaaacataaatatccatttttcatactgtaaattataatgttgtgatacCCAAATTCACTctgtaacatttaaaacaactaattgtagtttttagtgttttacttttaatttatttagacaaaatagtatcGAATTTTAATTATCGGCCATTATATcagccataacatgaaaataattattattttattgtattgactagaattttaaaggtgccctggaattgaaaattgaatttacctcggcatagttgaataacaagagttcagtacatggaaatgacatacagtgagtcacaaacaccgttgtttcctccttcttatataaatctcatttgtttaaaagacctccgaagaacaggcgaatctcaacataacaccgactgttacgtaacagtcgggatcattaatatgtacggccccaatatttgcatatgccagctcatgttcaaagcattagacaagggcaggacatctggatgtgcacagctgaatcaacagactaggtaagcaagcaagaacaatagcgaaaaatggcagatggagcaataataactgacatgatccatgataacatgatatttttagtgatatttgtaaattgtctatctaaatgtttcgttagcatattgctaatgtactgttaaatgtggttaaagttaccatcgtttcttactgtattcacggagacaagagccgtcgctattttcatttttaaacacttgcagtctgtataattcataaacacaacttcattctttataaatctctccaacagtgtgtaatgttaactttagccacggagcactatcaaactaattcagaatcaaatgtaaacatccaaataaatactatacttacgcgattagacatgctgcatgacgaacactttgtaaagatccattttgagggttatattagctgggtgaactttgtttatgctggttaaggcaagcacgaactcgggggcagggagcaccagaattaaaggggccgcgcagcctgaatcggcgcatatttaatgatgccccaaaatctatggggtattttgagctgaaacttcacagacacattcaggggacaccttagacttatattacatcttttgaaaagacgttctacggcacctttaatgtcacATTGCTACATCAAATAAAGGCAGATTGTTTACTTGTATTTTAGGGAGAACAAGTGccttaaaaacagacataatacATTAAGGATATCAAAGAACATCTTTTCTTTCACCTGTAGAAATACTGACGTATCTCTGAAACTATCTTCCCCGGAACAATCTCCATGGCCACAGATTTGTATGCAGGAATAGCAGAGCCGTTGGCAGTAAAGATGTAGTTGTCTGAGATCGGCCCAGAGTGGATGTCCCCGTTGGCCTCATACTCCCAGAAATCCTGTTGTACTCTAACTCTCATCTCTTTGCACCTGTAATGGATAGGCAAGGTtcaaaattcaattttaaatgtcCCATTGTACAAAACTGTGGAGATCTGGACACATGGAACACACTGAAGAAGAACTTGCCGGTCTGTGATGCTGTGCAGAAGGTTTGTCTCTTGGTCAAACATCAGTTTGTAGCACTCATTCAGCACGGGTAACAACTTCCTACCTGTCCTCGTCCACTGGCTCACATTCTTCTTCTTAAATTTCACTACTCTGGCCACATGAGTCGCCCCACAAGCAGAGCCAGTGTCACAGTGGGATTGTGGGAACTGCACAATGTACTTTCTGTACTGCAGTCCACCCAGCTCAACAACGAAGAAGAGATCGTAGTCAGTGGAAGACTCCATCGATTGCTGGATCTGCAGtgaattatttgtttgttatcAACATGAGGCAATGATTGGGTTAAACAGAAAGAATATGAAATCTGAATATTAAAAGACAAAATACTGACCTAACTAACATATCAATGTATACATATTGAGAACCGAATATGCACAATGTCTaaaaacaaattatgttttgGTACCTGAGCAGGTACTGCTTTTCCATCATCGTCAAGCACAACTGCCATTGCATAGGgcacagaaatattaatataagTTGAAATGTTCCAGGCTAGGGGGTTGTACACGATGATATGCTGTTCATGAACATTTCCTAAGTctgaaaatacaacaaaaaatgtattagaCAGTGCAACCCATGATCAACCAAACTCttcacattttaataatgatgaCTATTAACATTGATATTAGTGCTGGCAAATAGACCATGacaatttaattacaaaatgCACTAAATTGTCAAATCTGTCTTATCAATTGATTGTGAACAGGTGTCAAATAATAGAAATCATGAACAAAGAGAAGAGACAAAAGACTACAGTTACATATTGTGTATCTATCAGTAAAGAAGAATATTAGAACAAGATTATTCAGTATTAAGATTATTCAAACAAAGGttgataactataaagttttaatCGTTCTAGCACCACGGCTATAACGATAACGACACAGAGGAATGAtttcattggaatcactttcagaacaattttttccaactgaaaaaacaataaaaacagccAATAAGAATCCATTCTGCTTTgaagagctcgagcatttaaagcggcagaTGACATATCTGCACTGTGTGCTTACTGTATAAACAGATAAATAGCGAAATATAACTATATTATTGTTGctattatagttatctttatagcaTTTACTCGCATCTTGTGGTTATTGCTGGTATATTTAATCaaggtatattttaaaatgtatatttaattaatttaaatttaaattatatataaattaaaatcaaatataaaaaacacataTCATTGATCAATTAACAGGAAAAGATAAAGATGCTTTTGGACAGAGAATATAGATCTATGTGCCGAGAAGAAAGATTCAGGGAatctaaacaaataaatataccaGTCTTCACTGTGGTGGGTCTGGTTTGGGATGGGTGATGGATGTCATTGGAAGGTTCGATGGTCTGTGGAAGCAAGAAAATGGCTGCTAAGAGTTCCTCAGCTCCCATCATGCCTTGCATGAGATGCTCCATGTACATATCAGCCACTTTGGGTGATTCTGTCCCTGTGATGCCATCATGATGCTGAACCTGGTATGTCAGACCAGATAATGGTAGTCAATCATGTCTTGTCATACGCAAACCATCATTATATATACTGATTGATTTGGGCGTGATTAATAAATGGATTTTAGTACTAGGtggacattaaaggtgctctaagtgatgtcacgcgtttttaggccaaaacattttttgtcacatacagcaaacatctccatactatccgctagctgcctgtcccctgaacacactgtgaAAAAACGCGGtttctgtagtcgccacaagctccgaaaacggcaataaaaacaaacaaaacataataaacacgctccagccaataaccgacaagaatgattttaaatgcgcgttcatgactgtttcaggaagcacggaggggagggggaggaggaggagggagggtctagctagcctctgtcttgtttgacaacacttcaaacgtcaacaggaagttactccacccaggatcgcttagagcaatttaaaggtgcagtaagtgatttatGAGAAgcgctgttgaaagtggatcggacTGAGCACGACAACActcttgtagccaatcagcatgagggggtgtgtccactcatgataggggaggagagtgagcatgagggagatttgaagactgtagaaagagagatggctgagagacattacaaaagagaaaaggtcagaggaatatcactgcGAAAAGAAGGGTAATGATCAGGAAAGAGCTTTAGGACCcgtgttaatattagaaaagctttgaaggcctgaaaacacatGCTGACGTTGCGCTGTTTCTGCTCCATATGTGAGTAACATCGGTTTTGCTGTTTCTcagaaccaagatatgctgttgttgtaatgttagcTATAACAGGACAgtttgagtgtcattgtttgtctgaAGCTTGTGTGCTGCTGGCGACTAACAACCAACTCTTGTTTGTATATACTcctgtgtactgtatgttcattttttgttcttccttgtcgttcgttcatcatcttcactttaattttatgaagcactattttgctttgcttcagctatgataaagagacatccactcttgcattgcgtgtttgtgcattttggggGCAGAGCAATAaagagaggggtgtgtttgtttgggttaatttcaaatatcaacagtgtttcacagaaatcacttactgcacctttaatgaaatacatttattataaaaagtCAATGCAACTTATTAAAAGTAAATTGTGAATGCCATTGTACCCACATGGAACTGATTATGGCATAACAAGATAAGTTTAAAACCAGGCACCTCAGAGACAGCCCATCGCAGGGCCTTGAGTTTGTCTAGAGCCCACTCTCTCTGAACCGGGCCTTCTGGGTAGCTGATGCGGTATCTAGTGAAGAGAGACTCTGCTGCATACAAGAGGGAACTCGCTCGTCTGGCCACTCCTTTCAGAACATTTCTGGAACCATAGAACCCCGTCCATGCCTGAAACGGTTCTGGGGGGAAACCGCGATAAAAGATCATTCAGGACAATTCAGAAATGCAGTAATCACAATTATAGAAGTGGCTATTGAGAAAACCTGTTGAGTAAGGAAGGAAGTCTTGGTTTTCCCTCACATCCCAGGACAGATTTGTTTGGTGCAACATCTGGAAATAGTCCTTTAGCGTGGCATACTGAACTGCAACTCCATACTTGTCACTGTGTGCATTAATGTAGTTCATTAAAACATCCATGTTCATGAATTGCACTGATGCATTATAGAACTGCTTGTCACAACCCTGTAAATAcaatatcattttaaattgtaatcctAATGAGTGAAAGTATGAAATAAACCATGTGTAAGTTAGTCTGCAGGATGATGGAGTTAAACTGACCCAAGGCCAGAGAACATGGCTGGTTCTGAACCACTGGGCCCTCATTCTGATGTTGTCCACCATGGTTTGTGCATAAAGCTCTACAGTTTCCTTGGTCACTGGCAGACTCATGTTAGGGTATATGCCATCTTTAGGAGGGTCTGGAAACAAGGCAACACCATTCCAGTAAAACCCAGACCTGGACACAACCACCATCAATATTAAAAGCATGCATTAAAGCATTAAAGCAATaaagcattacatttttataatgctGCTGGGAGGAAACCTTGTATatccatatttttatttttttcaaaaatcatTACTTCTGGTCACCCTTTAGGTCTCTCTGtgggttttgcaaatatttaaatcaatgaaaaatattaaaaagagcttgtgactaaaCCTCATAACTCCATTTGAActtgattttggtaaaaattttaataatataatgacacatGCAAGCGTCTGACCAGGGGCGGTTTCTTCATTAGGGCAGTAGGGCAACGCACCACCAAAGTGAGAAAGGGACGGATTTTTCAATCACATTCAACCACAGAGTTACGCTAGCTGTCACTGCTAGGCTGTTTGTTCTGCCTCTGGATATAGTCCAATCAGCGTCGAGTCACACTCTGTGGAGTACCGCCTCTTTTTGGGCATTTCAGTCTGGCGGAGATTTGCCCCGACtgctcccatagacttccattcaaagattttttttctgaactgcaggcactgcaatgcaatctctatgggttcgggagggctcgcactaacgtgctttcgtcatcatacgtaaccttaacttgtgcagcgattggtggaaacaaacatacctcgattaatatttttttttaagctgaagtgacatttaataatttcctcagtgcataatttacatttcacagacatattctccatctgtaaaagttagaaagtcgagaaaatatttccattttgcagtcaggcgtggacgagccttcagcaagcacaaacttccgtgaacgagcgccgccgcgcgccgaacagacggagttcaatctgagtaaaatacattttgctcaaaatatttgttgaaaatttgtttttgttggcgaacataattatgtcatatgtagaatttcgaacctacaactaagtgtatttgtacgatagcagtaactgtgtaaagtgactattgtagggtaatcaaaataataataattagtctgttcttttgtttttatttattttcatttttagtttagtgtatttaatttctgcttcaaaaaacattttgtttttagattgtaaaggtacaattttagaatgtagcctaagcctaatgtgatttgaccccttttttgcacataatttATAGCATATACTACACAGTTAcattcttgtttgtttttatagtcttcaatatgaacattgtttctagGACAATATTGAGCAGGatcttaaataatttttttttaattaaatacagatattttttttagatctcagccctatggcatgctttaaatactgaattttccatgttttagatagatgcattattatatcacttgttaaatggatatttaacaattagcctattcattcctccatttctaaatttttttttttttttttttgcgcccCCCCACCAGCCACCACTGCGTCTGACCATACTGTATATAAAGCCAGAATATCAACTTTACCAATGCAGTGTTTAATTAttcatataaatgttttttccattTCCTAAAAAGTAGCGTTTTTGAAAATACACGATTTCCGCCCGAACAGCGACGATATACTACAGTGGAAAAGTTTggagttggtaagattttttactATTTAGGAATTAAGTCTCTTCtgcttttaaaattttaaaattttaatttattcctttgatggtaaagctgaattttcagcatcatcactccggtcttcagtgtcacatgatccttcagaaatcgttcTAATATGTGGTTTGAGAATGATTGAAAATGACAGTActgcttattatttttgtggaaactgtaacACCGTTTTAAGAACAGCATTACTTTGAAATAGAAGTCTTTTGTATTTACGGTCAATTTTGAtctatttaatgcatctttgctgaatttcttttaaagaaaaaaatgttactgaccccaaatgcaaaacataaaaaatggcTGAAGTCACAGTAGAggtgttacaaaaaaataaaaaataaaaatattactggACATCACCTGTTCGAGAAGGGTAGGTATGATGGTGTGCAGTAGCTGAACTGGTCCATGGTGTGTGTGAATATCTCTTGTTTTTCCTTTAAGGAGGGAGAACCTCTCCACACAAACTGCAATTTCTACAAATACAGTTGCAGTATTATTATCACATGTACCAATGTATCATAATTTAAGTGGCACTCTGAAAACTAAATATGCAGAGCTGCATTCatataaaaaacacatttcccACTATAAATACAGACTAAACCATTGGTGCAAAAGTACAACCTTGTTTTTCTGCATGTCATCTTTAAGGTCGTAGTCGATGCGTGAGATGAGGTGAGCGTCAAACCCCGCCAGGGCAAAGAGGATGGGGGTGGTGGCTGATGCACCAAATGGATCAACATGCCATGCAAAACGTGGCCGAACACCAAAAGTCTCATACAAGAAGCCATGACCCTCTAGAAGCCAGACAGAGGGGGATGGGGAGGGGAGAAGAGCTATAACTATATACAATAAGTTTACCAACACTCATATCATAGTATTTTTAAGTAATGATGTTAATACCATGATGTTACATAAATATGGTAATCATACAGTAAAGACCATCTGTATCACATTCTCTACAGTTTCATCTGTAAAGAGAGTGCTGTATTCACACACCTGTGAGTTGAAGAATGGCATCATCTACATCTGTCACTGCTTCATCATGCATCACCTGACCACCAATTATAAACTCCAGACGACCCTCGTGCAACAGCTGTCTCACCTGACATATGAAAACAAGTCaccttaaaggcacaatatgtaattttcgccactagaggtcacttattcaaaacaaaggcatagcttgatgatgccgtGAAAGCGTAGAATTATGGGCATTGTCGTCTTTAGCTCCACAGTCAATGGAAAGGAATCCGActtgggaagaaatcatgttcatgaatgagctaatgtattaaagttttacTAACGTTACGGTGGTATGAAGCAGGACTGGTCGAGAGCCGTGGGAgcggaacgaggccgctggagcgaatGCTAATGATAGACACCTGTGATGCACACCGATCTCGAATCCAGTGGAACTTTTATCAGTCGGCCACTTACGCTCTTTTCATTGCGTATGTGGGATAACACATCGCCGTTTCACATGGTTAAAACAAACATACTAAAtagtgtgttgaaagttatattataatgttactctTTGCGTTGCATCAGTGGCTGCTATGAGAGACTTGTTGCACTTTGCAGTAatctacagtacagtccaaaagtttggaaccactaagatttttaatgtttttaaaagaagtttcgtctgctcaccaaggctacatttatttaattaaaaatacagtaaaaaacagtaatattgtgaaatattattacaatttaaaataactgtgtactatttaaatatatttgacaaagtaatttattcctgtgatgcaaagctgaattttcagcatcgttactccagtcttcagtgtcacatgatccttcagaaatcattctaatatgctgatctgctgctcaagaaacatttaatgtgtacaattgtacaaaatatttgtgtacaatattttttttcaggattatttgatgaatagaaagttcaaaagctaacctttccgtaccagctactgccacctgctggtacggaaaggcatttcatcttacgcagacGCAGAAAGGACGTGCTACTTGACCGTCAGGTGTCGAacatcggtttggtgtgtcaagGCATTTTTGGACCCAGAcactgccgacgtgagccaaccccgcagtctgctttcgtcaccactagttcgtcagcgtcggcttggtgtgttcctgccttaacactgttctagtggtttttggatattaaACCAGGAGTTTTTAATCTTACCATGGACCTCAAATAAAATTATCCTCATGCGAGGGACAACCATcctgccatcgaattgaaaactgaatttatcttggcatagttgaataacgagagttcagtacatggaaatgacatacagtgagtctcaaacaccattgtttcctccttcttatataaatctcatttgtttaaaagacctccgaagaacaggcgaatctcaacataacaccgactgttacgtaacagtcggggtgtacgcccccaatatttgcatatgcca is a genomic window of Megalobrama amblycephala isolate DHTTF-2021 linkage group LG3, ASM1881202v1, whole genome shotgun sequence containing:
- the man2b2 gene encoding epididymis-specific alpha-mannosidase — its product is MAMMFVSFFLSLLFMTVSENDAVEKIQAFVIPHSHMDVGWVYTVQESMHAYASNVYSSVVEELSRVKSRKFIAVEQEFFRLWWVNVASDWHKKQVRQLLHEGRLEFIIGGQVMHDEAVTDVDDAILQLTEGHGFLYETFGVRPRFAWHVDPFGASATTPILFALAGFDAHLISRIDYDLKDDMQKNKKLQFVWRGSPSLKEKQEIFTHTMDQFSYCTPSYLPFSNRSGFYWNGVALFPDPPKDGIYPNMSLPVTKETVELYAQTMVDNIRMRAQWFRTSHVLWPWGCDKQFYNASVQFMNMDVLMNYINAHSDKYGVAVQYATLKDYFQMLHQTNLSWDVRENQDFLPYSTEPFQAWTGFYGSRNVLKGVARRASSLLYAAESLFTRYRISYPEGPVQREWALDKLKALRWAVSEVQHHDGITGTESPKVADMYMEHLMQGMMGAEELLAAIFLLPQTIEPSNDIHHPSQTRPTTVKTDLGNVHEQHIIVYNPLAWNISTYINISVPYAMAVVLDDDGKAVPAQIQQSMESSTDYDLFFVVELGGLQYRKYIVQFPQSHCDTGSACGATHVARVVKFKKKNVSQWTRTGRKLLPVLNECYKLMFDQETNLLHSITDRCKEMRVRVQQDFWEYEANGDIHSGPISDNYIFTANGSAIPAYKSVAMEIVPGKIVSEIRQYFYREEEDKNHTYSVVTRVPVGFQGGLACFRLEQSYKVGPLEVNRETVFRTRTSLQNNKTLFTDNNGYQMMKRTFKSFVNNTVSRNYYPMVRAAYIEDDSSRLVFLSERAHGVASLSQGQLEVMLHRRLWNNQEWNLGYNLTLNDSSVVRPVLWMMLGSPAAISSLYQQEALELQHRPVVMPIDQPQKPLIQREKFNGPSVKPVVLPQNLHMQTLSIPGWNYSPDHTQHIHNLSAGGERKIDFDRILLRITHLYELGEDPVLSQPITINLKEVMQGIGEVTEVQERSLTGTWDISDLQRWSWKTNKRVLKEEEADIFSGVTQDFNVTIHPKEIRTFFIYFK